In Bradyrhizobium sp. 170, the DNA window AGCCCCGCTCGAGCGTGTCCTGGAATCCATCCAGGGACCGGTCGCCAAGATCGTCGCCGTCATCATCATCACTGTGACTGGCATCTCACTCGCCTTTGGCGACACCTCGGGCGGGTTTCGCAAGATGGTCCAAGTCGTCTTCGGCCTGTCGATCGCATTTGCCGCCAGCTCCTTCTTCCTTTCGTTCTTCTCGTTCGGTGGCGGAGCACTGATCTGATGCGCGCGGAAGGTTTTGAACTCGTGCTCCACCGCTCGTTGACCGAGCCCATCCT includes these proteins:
- a CDS encoding TrbC/VirB2 family protein, which encodes MELGAVSACMLLSASAAHAAGSGMPWEAPLERVLESIQGPVAKIVAVIIITVTGISLAFGDTSGGFRKMVQVVFGLSIAFAASSFFLSFFSFGGGALI